TCTCCGGACCCATGGTTACCCATGAGGATTGAATGTTCTTGATATTATCCAGCACCAGTCGGCTGATGGCTACAGTCTTCAAGTACTCTTCCGGAGTCTGACGCTCCAGCTTAAGGTTGGTATTGTCTGGCTGGAACGTCCACGGTATGAACGCCAGGAAACCTTCGGAATCATACTTGTTCGCAATACATTCGTCCTGAGCTTCACGTACACGGAGCAAGTGTAATGCACGCTCTTCCATCGATTCACCAAGGCCGATAACCATTGTTGCCGTGGTGTTCATACCGATGCGGTGTGCAGTTTGCATAACGTCCATCCAATCCCGCCATGAGCCTTTCAAGCGGCTGATTTTCCGACGTGTGCGGTCATCCAGAATTTCAGCACCGCCGCCAGGCAAGGAATCCAGTCCAGCTTCGTGAATGGCACGTACAACCTCTTCCAATGTAAGGCCGTCGGATACTTCAACCATTTTCATAATCTCCGCTGGGGAGAAAGAGTGCATCGTGATGTTTGGGAAACGCTCTTTGATGGCTTTCAACAGGTCTGTATAATAGCTGAAAGGCAAGTTTGGATTCGTTCCACCTTGCATCAAAATCTCGGTACCATTCACATCTTCCGTTTCCTGAATCTTCTGGAAAATCACTTCGTCCGGAAGCACATAACCTTCATCCGAACCAGGTCTGCGGTAGAAAGCACAAAAACGGCAGTACACATCACACACGTTTGTGTAGTTGACGTTACGCCCAATTACAAATGTTCTGTATGGTTCAGGGTGCATGCGTTTCATAATGACATTAGCAGCTGCCCCGATTTTGTCCACTTCATTCGATTCAAATAGCTCAATCGTGTCTTCCAAGTCTAAACGTTCGCCCCGAAGGGCTTTATCTAAGATACGGTCTACCGTACTCATCGTAAAAAAGCCTCCCTCATGAAGAGAAATTATATAACGATCCGTCCCAACTTGTTCAAGAAAAGCAAGTTCTGGTAGCAACATCGTATTTCTGTACTCCACATATCGTAACACAGGTTACATGTGAAAAAAAGCACCTTATGTACAGGTGCTTTAAAAATAAGTAAAAATTTTTACATATGGAATGGAATTTATTCGAGATTAAGTGATACGCATCGGCGTATTCGGTCATCCACTTTTACTAGGATTCCTGAAGTGCTTGCTCCAAATCTACAATGAGATCTTCGATATCTTCCAGACCTACGGAGAAGCGCAGCAACCCATCTGTAATGCCACGGTCACGGCGAACCTCAGCCGGCATTGCCGCATGAGACATCATCGCTGGGTAGGACAGAATACTCTCCACAGCTCCCAAGCTTACAGCAACAATAGGTAGCTTCACCCGGTTAAGAACTGCTTTTGCGCGATCGCCTGAACCGACGTCAAATGAAACGACAGCTCCATATCCTGTGGACTGGCGCTCATGTGCCTCGCGGCCCGGATGATCCTCCAGTCCAGGATAAAAGACAGCGGTAATATCACTGCGCTCATTAAGCCATGCCGCCAGTTTGGCTGTGCTCCGTTCACTATGAGCCATGCGAGCCCCCAAGGTTTTCATCCCGCGCATCAGAAGCCAGGATTCTTGTGCCCCGAGTACAGTTCCAAGTCCATTTTGCAACTGTTTCAGTTGTACGCCAAGTGATTCCGTGCGAGCAACGGCTAACCCTGCCAGTACATCACTGTGACCTCCGAGAAACTTCGTAGCACTATGTACGACGATGTCCACACCAAGCTCAATTGGACGCTGATAGTACGGTGTCATAAAGGTGTTATCCAGAATCGTGATCAGGTCATGTTCCTTGGACCAGTCAGTTACGGCAGCGATATCCGTAATACGAAGTGTAGGGTTGGACGGTGTTTCCATATAAACTGCCTTGGTGTTTGGCTTGAGTGCCGCTTTTACTTCATCTATATTGGTCATGTCTACAAAGGTTGTCTCGATCTGCATACGGCTTAATATGGAAGTAAGCAAACGATACGTACCTCCATATACGTCTTCCGTTACAATCATGTGATCCCCTGCGGAGAACATCATGAACACGCTTGATATCGCAGCCATCCCCGAAGAATAGGCAAAGCCTCGTGCACCGCCTTCCAGCAATGTGATGTAATCTTCCAAAGCCTGACGTGTCGGATTACCCGAACGACTGTAATCATGCTGAGGCGGATTGAAGATATCAAAATGATGGAAGGTTGATGCTTGATAGATCGGTACACTGGAGGCTCCAGTGGTTTTGTCAATCTCATCGCCAAAATGGAGCAATTTGGTATCAAATTTCAACTGGGAATTGGGCTTATTGTTGGACTCACTCATGAGTGCACGCCTCCTTCCACTTCCTGCTGTGCAGCTGTCAGAGCATTGCCGAGATCTGCAATCAGATCATCCGCATGTTCAATGCCCACGGAGAACCGGAGCAGACGGTCATCCACACCTACGGCGTCACGAATTTCAAGCGGAATATCCGCATGAGTCTGGACTGCCGGATAAGTCATGAGTGATTCAACTCCGCCGAGACTTTCGGCAAAAGCAATGAGTTTGATATGACGCAGCAACGGTTCAACATAACGTGCATCCTTCACTTTGAAAGAGAAGATACCTGTATTACCCGTGGATTGTTTGTTCTGTATCTCATAGCCCGGATGATCGGATAGGCCTGGATGATACACTTCAACCACCGCTGGGTGCTCAAGCAAGTATTTAGCAATAGTAAGTGCATTGTGCTCATGACGCTCCATACGAAGAGCCAGCGTTTTCATACCTTTCATCAACTGGTAGGAGTCACTTGGAGATAATACCGCTCCAATGGAATTATGCAGGAACGCCATCTCTGCAGATAACGCCTCACCTTTGGTAATGATTAGTCCGGCCAACACATCATTGTGTCCACCCAGATATTTGGTAGCGCTATGAATGATGATATCGGCACCCAGTTCAATCGGACGTTGGAAAAATGGAGTCAACAACGTGTTGTCAACAATGGTCAACAAGTTGTAACTTTTCGCCCAGGAAGCCACGGCTTCCACATCGGTGATCATCATCAGTGGATTGGTTGGTGTCTCAATAAATACAGCTTTGGTATTCGGCTGACGAACCTTCTCCAGTGCTGCAAGGTCATTCGTGTCCACATAACTTGCAGTTACGCCGAAACGGGACAGAATACGTTCCAGCAGACGATAGGTTCCACCATACAGATCCAGCGACACAATCAGATGATCCCCTTGACCAAACATGGCAAAGATCGTTTGCAGCGCGGCCATTCCCGAGCTACAGGCAAACCCTGCATCACCGGACTCCAGCGCTGCGGCGGCTTCTTCCAATACTTTACGGGTTGGATTAGTCGTACGGATATAATCAAACCCAGTGCTTTGTCCAAGCTTCGGGTGGCGAAACGCAGTGGATTGATAGATCGGAAAGTTAATGGCGCCTGTTACCGGTTCATTGATGGACCCAATTTGTGCTAAGCGGCTTTCGATTTTCAACTTGTTGTTGTCTTCCATTGCTGCATCCTCCTGTAATCTCGATTAGATTTGCGGGCCAATATCGTAAGGTGTTTCTTGATACACATAGTAATTGAGCCAGTTAGAGAATAATAAGTTGGCATGAGCGCGCCAAGTAGCCGGTGGCACACGGGAAGGGTCGTCATTCGGATAATAATGTCTAGGCAATGCGATATCCAACCCTTTGGCTGCATCCCGGTCATACTCCCACTTTAATGAGAACGGGTCATACTCGGCATGTCCTGTGGCAAAAATCTGTTTGCCGTCTTTGGTAGCAACCAGGAAGATACCCGCTTCCTCGGATTCAGCCAAAATCTCTAAATTCTCATTCTTTTCAATATCTTCGCGTCTCACTTCCGTATGACGGGAATGTGGAACGTTGAATACTTCATCGAATCCACGCAACAACGGAACATGAGGTTTATTAATGGTATGTGGGAAAACGCCAAAACACTTTTCATCCAGTGCAACCTTGGGCACGTCAAAATGATGGTATAAACCTGCCTGGGAAGCCCAACATATGTGGAGTGTTGAAGTCACATTGGTTTTGGTCCATTCGAAGATTTCCTGGATTTCATTCCAATAGTTCACGTCTTCGAAATCCATCTGTTCCACCGGGGCACCCGTAATGATCATTCCATCGAAACGGCGGTGCTCAATCTCATCGAAGGTTTTATAGAACAGATCCAGATACTCCTGAGACGTATTCTTCGACGTATGGGATTTGGGATGTACGAGAACGACATCCACCTGAATAGGCGTGTTTCCCACCAGACGAAGCAATTGTGTTTCGGTCGTTTCCTTTGTGGGCATCAGGTTTAATATAGCGATACGGAGTGGACGAATATCCTGCTGATATGCAGAAGTTTCATCCATGACGAAGATATTCTCTCCTTCAAGTACTTCTTTTGCTGGCAGAGTATCGGGTATTTTGATTGGCATAGTAAGTCTAACTCCTCCTTGTGCATAGATAGATGCAGCCACCCCTGGCTTGATGTCTTCACATCAATACAGTTATAGACTGCCTTGAGCTTGTAAAAACATTGAATTGCTCTTTCATCCAACGTTACAAACAACCTCAAGTTCCTTAGCGAAAATCACTGCTGAGAAGTCGGGGCATATAACAAAGACCTTCCTCGGATTTCGAGAAAGGTCATATGTAAAAAAGATATGCGCCTCTCTCATCTCTCAGTTACAACAGTGCCACTTGACACTTAGTCGCTGCAAGAATTAGCACCGTGCGGTATACCGCCGGTTGCCGGGTTTCATCGGGCCAGTCCCTCCACCTACTCTTGATAAGATTTCGCTGTATTAGATTGTAATTAAATATGGTTCACCGTCTACTTTATTACATTAATGCCCTCACGTCAAGATGCAGTTCGATGTGTGCTTCCCAGATCGGAACCGTTCATCATCCATTGTCATACACTGCCTCAGGGCGCGAAATAGACACATTTTTGCGCTTGAAAGCACCTTGTACCAGCGGTATACTAAACAAGGTGTTATAAACCCTTATGTGAGAGGTGACATATTAAATGGATGGCGACCCGAGGCCTGACTGGCAGCCGAATTCCGACAAACTGCATAGAGAATTGACATCAGCATGCCGGCAGCGGGACGTGACTTCCGTTTGATTATATAGTGAACGCAGCCCTGATCTCCAGGCTCCGCTGCCGACCGGCTGATTTGTTCTTTTTGCGCCCATAATGATAATATCCGCCAAGTTGGCGGGTGCAGAAGGAGTAGATTAACGATGAAAATCCGGTTGGTAAACAACGGTGTATTTATTCCGGTGGACGACATTCAGCAGGCGCTGACTCCACCAGCGGAAGGATTTTACTGGATTGATGCAGACGTAGACGATTTGGCGGTACTTCAGCCGCTGTTCTTGATGCATGATCTGGCTGTGGAAGACTGTCTCAGTGACGAAGAACAACGTCCGAAGATTGAAATTTATGAGAACCATTATTTTATTGTGATTAATAGCATCCGTTTCGATGATGAAGAGATATTTCTACGTGCGGTCAACTTATTCCTCGGCAGACATTTCATTATTAGTGTTACCAAGCAAAAGGTCAGCGAATTGCGCACACTGAAACCAATCCTGTGGGAACAGGAAATCAGTACACCGGATCGTCTGCTGTATTTGCTGGTTGACTTGATTGTTGATAATTATTTCACCGTAGGTGACCGAATTGAAGCACGGATCGAGAAGCTTGAGGAAGACATTCTGATGCACACCAAAAAGTCACATCTGAATGAAATTATCGGGCTGCGCAGTGAGATTCTGTGGCTGAAAAAAGTGCTTGGACCTCAGAAAGAGGTCATTAACACCCTGAACAAAAAAGATCTGCGTCTCATCGATGATCAACTGCAAAAGTATTTCAGTGACATCTATGAGAATGCTGTAAAAATATCTGAAACCTTTGAGACTTATCGCGACCTGATGGGCAACTTGCGAGAAGCCTACCAATCCAGTATTGCAAACCGGGCGAATGAGATCATGCGTGTATTTACCGCCATCACCACGGTCTTCATGCCGCTGACGGTCATTACCGGTATATACGGCATGAACTTTACGAATATGCCAGAGCTTAATTGGAAATACAGCTATTTTGTTGTGATTGGCCTGATGGTTACTCTGGGCCTGAGCATGTTCTTCATTTTCCGCAAGAAAGACTGGGTATGAACTCGTATGAAATAACAAAGACGAAGCGTTCCTCCGGGAGAAACGCCTCGTCTTTTTTCATTTCTGATCATTAACCAACATTCTTCTCTGTCTCTGCGTGCCGACGAAAACGGATTCGAATCATGCGCAGTCTTTCATAGACCTGCTCCAGACTTCCTCCATCGGGTTTCTCTCCTCCATACACCTTATGTAATACTGGCTTCAGGAACGTATCTCCCAGCTCCTCATACGCACTCCATACGGCCTCTTGTTCGTTCTCTGGCATCACTGCCAGCTCCACATCAAGAAGACAATCGGTGTCATAACCTTCGTGATCCAGTGCCTCTAACAGCTCAACCAACTCGCGTCGGGATAATCCGGATCGATTAACAATCTCCTCTAACGTATACCCTTTCTTCATGCCTTCAAGCACTTGCTTGCGCGTGGTGAACTTATCAAGTTCCTGCTTATACTTCTGCTCTCTCTGCTTGTATAACCAACTCTCATACTCTTCTTCCTTCAGCGCCGTGTATACCCAGTCCAGCGGGAATGTCGTTGAACGCTCCAACCCGTTTGTAATCTCCATCCATTCCGTACCATACTCAGTTGCTTTGCTCTCTCCTACGCCCGGCAGTTGCATCAGTTCATCCAGCGATTGCGGAACAAAGGCACTGATCAAACGCAACAGACGATTTGTTGCAATAAAATACGGTGCCTTCCGGTCAGACACAGCTCTCTTCCTGCGCCATGTGCACAGATCCGTATATAATTGCTCATTGCCGTATAACTCACTGTAACAATGGAGCCGTTGTCCACCATAACTGCGTGACTTCAGATCATCGTTCTCATGAAATAACCCCTGCAACTGCGGTCGGTACCCCTCACTCATCTGTATGGCGAGCTGATGACGGTAAATATGAAGCAGCTCCTCCCAAGAAGTCCCTTCATACCAGATGCTGTCCTCACGCTCTCCTTCCTCGTAGCGACTCCATCCCAGCTGCCAACTATCTTCCTCTTCCCCAATCCATAGCTGTGCATACTCTGCATTCTGATCTGACATTTTGGACAATCTGTTCATGAAAATGACTTCCATTTTCTATTCCCTCCCTTTAACATTTCAGCCTATACGGGTTAGTTACGCTACCTACAGGCAGCACAAAAAAACACCCCTCCTGCAAAATCCATGCAAGAGAGGTGCTTCCTCATTAACCGTACTATGCTGTTGCCCATATCATACCACAATGGTAAAATTCGTCAATCCCTTAATGACCTATTTATTCAATGCCAACTTGGCAAGCGCCAGCGAACCACACAGACCCGCATTGTCTCCAAGTCCTGGTGACACAACATACTGGTCAATGTCGGATTGAAGCGCCGGATGCTGAACGTACCCTGCCAGCAACTCCTGCAGTTTGCTACGCACCATCGGGAACAAATGCTCCTGCTTCATTACTCCGCCACCCATGACGATTTTCTGCGGAGAGAGAATCAGAACATAATTCATCAGTGCATGCGCTAGGTAATGCGCTTCGATCTCCCAAGCTTTATGATCTGCAGGCAGTTCATAAGCCGGTTGCTCCCAACGTTTGTTAATGGCTGGTCCTGCTGCAAGACCTTCGAGGCAGTCACCATGATACGGACAGAAACCTTCGTATGTATCCTCCGGATGTCTGCGTACAATGATATGTCCCATCTCAGGATGTGACAATCCATGGACCATTTTACCGCCAACCACAGCGCCAGCACCAATGCCTGTACCCACAGTGATATACAGACAGCTCTCAAGACCTTGTGCAGCGCCCCAGGTTGCTTCTCCAAGTGCTGCACCATTCACATCCGTATCAAATGTCATCGGTACATCAAAATGCTCCTTGAGCTTGCCAATCACGTTATACTGTCCCCAATGTGGTTTCGGTGTTGTTGTGATATAACCATATGTTGGGCTTCCTTCAATCGGATCAATCGGACCGAATGAACCTACACCCAGAGCTTCAATGCCTTTGCCTTCAAAAAATGAAATCACTTGAGCCATTGTCTCTTCCGGTGTTGTTGTTGGAAAACTTACGCGTTCCAGAACTTCTCCGTTTTCTGTGCCAATACCACATACAAATTTGGTTCCGCCTGCTTCAATTGCGCCTAAGATCGTCATGTTAGTCACACTCCCAAGTTAGTTTAAAAAGGAATTTGGATTACTTTACTTGATGACACAATAATTACCCTGCTACTTGTTCTCCAGCTTGGACAATCGTTTCATTAATGTTTGCCTCCAGCTGTCTGACAGCGCAGGAATGGCCAGCAACGCCTGAATACCTTCGACATTTTCTTTCCCCTGATGCATAATTCGATTGGCTTCAAGAACCGTCATTGAGGCTGGATCGGTGCTGATCCGTCGAAATATCGATGAAGGCCCTACCTCACCTTCTTGCAGTACACGAAAGTAAAAGCCGGTATATCCACTCTCCTGAAAATAAACAGGCAGCTCCTTATAGTCATACCTCGCACCCAGCTTGAAGCAAGGTTGTCTGGGCTGACTGACCTGCACTGTGGCTTCGCCCAACTCGTACACATCACCAATCCGGACATCTTCTTCGGCACAGCCTTCAACCGTCAGATTTTCTCCACAAGCTCCCCAATCCAGCTTGCGATCCATCAGTTGTTCCAGCGCCGGATAACGACTGTAATCGTATACACAAACGGCTTTGTCAGGTCCGCCATGATGCACCAGATCCGCCTGCGCGTCCCCTGTCATTCCAGTGAATGACAGGAAAACCGCGTCGGATACAGGATGTTTCACAATGCCGCTCAGCACTTCACGCTTCTGCCCAGGGAGCGGCTGCGGCAGTCCTACATTAATGGCCAGAACAGCTGTATTGCCCTCCCCTGGCTTTCGATCAGATTTGAGTGTCATTTGCGTCATACCTCCCATAATACTTTCTTTTAACGCACAGAGCCGCCAAATACGAGTGTATTACTCAATAGCCGACCTGGAGAAGTCAGCATTTTGCCCCCGGCATACATACCCGAGGAAGCACCACCATCCAAATTCATGGCCTGTTTGGCACCAAGCTTCTGCATCACCGCTGCCCACTCCTTGATTGTTGCTCCGGAAACGGTAGCCAGCATAACAGAACCGTCCGCCATGATCGCAATACCACTTCTGGCTCCGGAAGCATTAAGAATCTTGGCATCTTTGAAACCTTCGCTCGTCGGATTTACAGCTACCTTGCCGTCTTTCACCAGACGGGGTCCTGCTCCCACAGCTGTCACTACATCTTGCCAAGGGATCTCTTTGCCTGCTGCATTCGTATACTTATAATTCATTTCTACGGTCGAACCAACGGTGAAACGGTCCGAAGAAGACTTCTGATTACCTGTGAAGACCAATACCGAGCCATTCTTAGGAATCGCTACATTGGTATTGGGCACTTTTTTGGTCACGATACCTTTTTCCATAACAACCGCAGTGCCACCTTTGAACCCGACTGTGGCACCTCGTTCAGGCGTATACAGCATTGTTATGCTCGCGTTCGCTGAAGGTGTTCGATTAATAAAGGTCGCATACCAACTGCGTGATTTACCTTTTGTATCCGTTACTTTACCTGTCAAACTCACCTGAAGTGAATCCATGATCGCCGAGCCGTCTTCCTTAAATCCGATGGATGTTCCGTATCTTCCAATATGTATGACCTTACCATTTGCTATTAACATACCGTATGGATCTGGTGCTCCGTTATATGCTTCAAAAAACGCTCCGTTAATGGCTGCTTGCGCACCATAGGCTTTCACAATCGATGGCAATGTTGCCGTCTGGCCAACTTGCTTCTTCGCGAGTCCCACGGTAACCGGTGTTCCCTTTGGAATCGAAACGGTCTGTACGGTAAAATTACGTCCTGCTGCTTTTACTTTCTGTACTTTGGTACTAATTGCTGCTTTGGCATCCACTGTCTGTGGTGCACTTACTGCTCCCGAAAGAATTACGGGCAAGGCCAGGACGAGGGCCATAGCCCCTGTCCACCACTTTTTCCCTGTTCGTACGTTCTTCATGTTGCTCACCCTATTGCCACTCCCATCCAAGAGCCAAGGCTCTTCATCTCAAGTTGTTCAAACTTGTCCATCACCATATCCGGATCAAGACGCAATTCACAGATATCCAGCGCACAGGCAACCGGAACAGCACAATGAATCTCTGCCAGTTTGCGGGACAGATGAAGCATGTCCAGATCATTCTCAATCTTGTTACGCACCGAAGGGGTCAGTTTATCCATGTTGCTCAAAATCCCTTCAATGGAGCCGTATTCCTGTACAAGCTTCAACGCTGTTTTCTCACCAATTCCCCGTACTCCCGGATAATTGTCGCTGGCATCTCCCATCAGACCCTTCATGTCAATCACTTGACGAGGTGTCAGTTGTTTCTCTGCCATGAGCGTTTCAGGGTTGTACACCATGTAGTTGCCATGGCCTTTTTTCATAATAATGATACTTGTGCGGTCATTGATCAGTTGCAACATGTCGTGGTCACCCGTCAGTACCATAACATTCATATCGGTCTCTTCGGTATAATACTTCGCAAGTGTCCCGATACAAT
The nucleotide sequence above comes from Paenibacillus sp. W2I17. Encoded proteins:
- the mqnC gene encoding cyclic dehypoxanthinyl futalosine synthase, which codes for MSTVDRILDKALRGERLDLEDTIELFESNEVDKIGAAANVIMKRMHPEPYRTFVIGRNVNYTNVCDVYCRFCAFYRRPGSDEGYVLPDEVIFQKIQETEDVNGTEILMQGGTNPNLPFSYYTDLLKAIKERFPNITMHSFSPAEIMKMVEVSDGLTLEEVVRAIHEAGLDSLPGGGAEILDDRTRRKISRLKGSWRDWMDVMQTAHRIGMNTTATMVIGLGESMEERALHLLRVREAQDECIANKYDSEGFLAFIPWTFQPDNTNLKLERQTPEEYLKTVAISRLVLDNIKNIQSSWVTMGPEIGKKSLEFGCNDFGSTMIEENVVSAAGATYKVNIESILRLIRESGYIPAQRNTRYDILRMFDEENAVHEDFVMQN
- a CDS encoding phosphodiester glycosidase family protein, coding for MKNVRTGKKWWTGAMALVLALPVILSGAVSAPQTVDAKAAISTKVQKVKAAGRNFTVQTVSIPKGTPVTVGLAKKQVGQTATLPSIVKAYGAQAAINGAFFEAYNGAPDPYGMLIANGKVIHIGRYGTSIGFKEDGSAIMDSLQVSLTGKVTDTKGKSRSWYATFINRTPSANASITMLYTPERGATVGFKGGTAVVMEKGIVTKKVPNTNVAIPKNGSVLVFTGNQKSSSDRFTVGSTVEMNYKYTNAAGKEIPWQDVVTAVGAGPRLVKDGKVAVNPTSEGFKDAKILNASGARSGIAIMADGSVMLATVSGATIKEWAAVMQKLGAKQAMNLDGGASSGMYAGGKMLTSPGRLLSNTLVFGGSVR
- a CDS encoding ROK family protein, which translates into the protein MTILGAIEAGGTKFVCGIGTENGEVLERVSFPTTTPEETMAQVISFFEGKGIEALGVGSFGPIDPIEGSPTYGYITTTPKPHWGQYNVIGKLKEHFDVPMTFDTDVNGAALGEATWGAAQGLESCLYITVGTGIGAGAVVGGKMVHGLSHPEMGHIIVRRHPEDTYEGFCPYHGDCLEGLAAGPAINKRWEQPAYELPADHKAWEIEAHYLAHALMNYVLILSPQKIVMGGGVMKQEHLFPMVRSKLQELLAGYVQHPALQSDIDQYVVSPGLGDNAGLCGSLALAKLALNK
- a CDS encoding MOSC domain-containing protein, coding for MTLKSDRKPGEGNTAVLAINVGLPQPLPGQKREVLSGIVKHPVSDAVFLSFTGMTGDAQADLVHHGGPDKAVCVYDYSRYPALEQLMDRKLDWGACGENLTVEGCAEEDVRIGDVYELGEATVQVSQPRQPCFKLGARYDYKELPVYFQESGYTGFYFRVLQEGEVGPSSIFRRISTDPASMTVLEANRIMHQGKENVEGIQALLAIPALSDSWRQTLMKRLSKLENK
- the corA gene encoding magnesium/cobalt transporter CorA — its product is MKIRLVNNGVFIPVDDIQQALTPPAEGFYWIDADVDDLAVLQPLFLMHDLAVEDCLSDEEQRPKIEIYENHYFIVINSIRFDDEEIFLRAVNLFLGRHFIISVTKQKVSELRTLKPILWEQEISTPDRLLYLLVDLIVDNYFTVGDRIEARIEKLEEDILMHTKKSHLNEIIGLRSEILWLKKVLGPQKEVINTLNKKDLRLIDDQLQKYFSDIYENAVKISETFETYRDLMGNLREAYQSSIANRANEIMRVFTAITTVFMPLTVITGIYGMNFTNMPELNWKYSYFVVIGLMVTLGLSMFFIFRKKDWV
- a CDS encoding HRDC domain-containing protein: MEVIFMNRLSKMSDQNAEYAQLWIGEEEDSWQLGWSRYEEGEREDSIWYEGTSWEELLHIYRHQLAIQMSEGYRPQLQGLFHENDDLKSRSYGGQRLHCYSELYGNEQLYTDLCTWRRKRAVSDRKAPYFIATNRLLRLISAFVPQSLDELMQLPGVGESKATEYGTEWMEITNGLERSTTFPLDWVYTALKEEEYESWLYKQREQKYKQELDKFTTRKQVLEGMKKGYTLEEIVNRSGLSRRELVELLEALDHEGYDTDCLLDVELAVMPENEQEAVWSAYEELGDTFLKPVLHKVYGGEKPDGGSLEQVYERLRMIRIRFRRHAETEKNVG
- a CDS encoding 5'-3' exonuclease H3TH domain-containing protein; the protein is MNQRNEPTLLLVDGMAVLFRAFYATSASGYIRRTKAGVPTNAVYGFIRYFWDAVQTFGPSHVVCCWDMGGKTFRGEEYAAYKGNRAEAPDDLIPQFSLIREVMDSLGIPNIGAQGFEADDCIGTLAKYYTEETDMNVMVLTGDHDMLQLINDRTSIIIMKKGHGNYMVYNPETLMAEKQLTPRQVIDMKGLMGDASDNYPGVRGIGEKTALKLVQEYGSIEGILSNMDKLTPSVRNKIENDLDMLHLSRKLAEIHCAVPVACALDICELRLDPDMVMDKFEQLEMKSLGSWMGVAIG
- a CDS encoding PLP-dependent transferase; translation: MEDNNKLKIESRLAQIGSINEPVTGAINFPIYQSTAFRHPKLGQSTGFDYIRTTNPTRKVLEEAAAALESGDAGFACSSGMAALQTIFAMFGQGDHLIVSLDLYGGTYRLLERILSRFGVTASYVDTNDLAALEKVRQPNTKAVFIETPTNPLMMITDVEAVASWAKSYNLLTIVDNTLLTPFFQRPIELGADIIIHSATKYLGGHNDVLAGLIITKGEALSAEMAFLHNSIGAVLSPSDSYQLMKGMKTLALRMERHEHNALTIAKYLLEHPAVVEVYHPGLSDHPGYEIQNKQSTGNTGIFSFKVKDARYVEPLLRHIKLIAFAESLGGVESLMTYPAVQTHADIPLEIRDAVGVDDRLLRFSVGIEHADDLIADLGNALTAAQQEVEGGVHS
- the metA gene encoding homoserine O-succinyltransferase, which produces MPIKIPDTLPAKEVLEGENIFVMDETSAYQQDIRPLRIAILNLMPTKETTETQLLRLVGNTPIQVDVVLVHPKSHTSKNTSQEYLDLFYKTFDEIEHRRFDGMIITGAPVEQMDFEDVNYWNEIQEIFEWTKTNVTSTLHICWASQAGLYHHFDVPKVALDEKCFGVFPHTINKPHVPLLRGFDEVFNVPHSRHTEVRREDIEKNENLEILAESEEAGIFLVATKDGKQIFATGHAEYDPFSLKWEYDRDAAKGLDIALPRHYYPNDDPSRVPPATWRAHANLLFSNWLNYYVYQETPYDIGPQI
- a CDS encoding PLP-dependent aspartate aminotransferase family protein; protein product: MSESNNKPNSQLKFDTKLLHFGDEIDKTTGASSVPIYQASTFHHFDIFNPPQHDYSRSGNPTRQALEDYITLLEGGARGFAYSSGMAAISSVFMMFSAGDHMIVTEDVYGGTYRLLTSILSRMQIETTFVDMTNIDEVKAALKPNTKAVYMETPSNPTLRITDIAAVTDWSKEHDLITILDNTFMTPYYQRPIELGVDIVVHSATKFLGGHSDVLAGLAVARTESLGVQLKQLQNGLGTVLGAQESWLLMRGMKTLGARMAHSERSTAKLAAWLNERSDITAVFYPGLEDHPGREAHERQSTGYGAVVSFDVGSGDRAKAVLNRVKLPIVAVSLGAVESILSYPAMMSHAAMPAEVRRDRGITDGLLRFSVGLEDIEDLIVDLEQALQES